One window from the genome of Marinitoga hydrogenitolerans DSM 16785 encodes:
- the iolD gene encoding 3D-(3,5/4)-trihydroxycyclohexane-1,2-dione acylhydrolase (decyclizing) produces MKKLKLTMAQALLKFLDNQYVEFDGKEYKFIKGIFGIFGHGNVLGIAEALENMKDLSLKFYQGHNEQGMVHAATAYAKQKNRLEIFACTSSIGPGALNMVTAAATATVNKIPVLLLPGDIFASRQPDPVLQQLEMPNNYKMVANDAFKSVSKYWDRIERPEQLMSAVINAMRVLTDPVETGAVTLALPQDVQGEVYEYTYDFFRKRVWIIERRTPNYESLKKAANLISNKKKPLIIAGGGVHYSFAYDELKEFAETFNIPIGFTQAGKGALVWDHPLNMGGIGTTGTLAANKLAKEADLIIAIGTRLMDFTTASKTQFQNKNVEFLNINISRFDGIKLDSTLLLSDAKLALKELKKELEKREYKSGYTQKYISSLKNKWNEEVNKLYSLNSKKGIVQTRALGLINELFNENDIIVGAAGSLPGDLHKLWRCKGIKTYHLEYGFSCMGYEVAGTYGVKLAEPKKEIWTMISDGSYIMLHSELVSSIQEGKKINIIMFDNGGFQSINSLQKGHGSEKGFGNELRYRNSKTDKLDGEYMKIDFAKNAESYGAKAFYVDTIEKLEDALKKARESEISTLIHIKIIPGTQSSGYETFWRVGIAHHSQNPKVIEKQKDHDEYLQKYAKDY; encoded by the coding sequence ATGAAAAAACTAAAATTAACAATGGCACAAGCTTTATTAAAATTTTTAGATAATCAATATGTGGAATTTGATGGAAAAGAATACAAATTTATAAAAGGAATTTTTGGTATTTTCGGACATGGAAATGTATTAGGAATTGCAGAAGCTTTAGAAAACATGAAAGATTTGTCATTAAAATTTTATCAGGGTCATAATGAACAAGGAATGGTTCATGCAGCAACTGCTTACGCGAAACAAAAAAACAGATTAGAAATTTTTGCCTGTACTAGTTCCATAGGACCTGGAGCGCTAAATATGGTAACAGCTGCAGCAACTGCTACTGTAAATAAAATACCAGTATTATTGTTACCTGGAGATATTTTCGCTTCAAGACAACCTGATCCTGTATTACAGCAATTAGAAATGCCTAATAATTATAAAATGGTTGCTAATGATGCATTCAAATCTGTAAGTAAATATTGGGATAGAATAGAAAGACCTGAACAATTGATGTCAGCAGTAATAAATGCTATGCGTGTTTTAACGGATCCTGTTGAAACTGGAGCTGTTACATTAGCCTTACCCCAAGATGTACAAGGAGAAGTATATGAATATACATATGATTTTTTCAGAAAAAGAGTATGGATAATTGAAAGAAGAACTCCCAACTATGAAAGTTTGAAAAAAGCGGCTAATCTTATATCAAATAAGAAAAAACCGTTAATCATTGCAGGTGGCGGTGTCCATTATTCATTTGCATATGATGAATTAAAAGAATTTGCTGAAACATTTAATATTCCAATTGGGTTTACTCAAGCTGGAAAAGGTGCATTAGTATGGGATCATCCGTTAAATATGGGTGGAATAGGTACAACAGGAACATTAGCAGCGAATAAATTAGCAAAAGAAGCTGATTTGATAATAGCAATTGGAACAAGATTGATGGATTTCACTACCGCTTCTAAAACACAATTTCAAAATAAAAATGTGGAATTTTTGAATATTAACATTTCAAGATTTGACGGCATAAAATTAGATTCAACATTACTTTTATCAGATGCTAAATTGGCATTAAAAGAATTAAAAAAAGAACTTGAAAAAAGAGAATACAAATCCGGATATACTCAAAAGTATATTTCTTCATTAAAAAATAAATGGAATGAAGAAGTTAATAAATTATATTCTTTAAATTCTAAAAAAGGTATTGTTCAAACAAGAGCTTTAGGGTTAATTAACGAATTGTTTAATGAAAATGATATTATAGTTGGAGCTGCTGGAAGTTTACCTGGAGATTTACATAAACTTTGGAGATGCAAAGGTATTAAAACTTATCATCTTGAATATGGTTTTTCTTGCATGGGTTATGAGGTTGCCGGAACTTACGGGGTAAAACTAGCTGAACCTAAAAAAGAAATTTGGACTATGATCAGTGATGGTAGTTATATAATGTTGCATTCCGAACTTGTGTCTTCAATCCAAGAAGGAAAAAAGATTAATATTATCATGTTTGATAATGGAGGATTCCAATCTATAAACTCTCTACAAAAAGGTCATGGAAGCGAAAAAGGATTTGGGAACGAATTAAGATATAGAAATTCAAAAACTGATAAACTAGATGGAGAATATATGAAAATTGATTTTGCCAAAAATGCTGAAAGTTATGGAGCAAAAGCTTTTTATGTTGACACCATTGAAAAATTAGAAGATGCTTTAAAAAAAGCACGAGAATCGGAAATTAGTACTCTTATTCATATAAAAATTATACCTGGAACTCAATCTTCAGGATATGAAACTTTTTGGAGAGTTGGTATTGCTCATCATTCTCAAAACCCTAAAGTTATTGAAAAGCAAAAGGATCATGATGAATACTTACAAAAATATGCAAAAGATTATTGA
- a CDS encoding phosphoglycerate kinase codes for MKDLKINTLDDFDFYDKTVILRVDINSPLDPKTKKIVNENRINKVVPTIKELLNKGAKLAIIAHQGDSLDYFNLIPLEEHAKKLSEKIGAEIKYIDDVAGPAAQNLIKNLKKGEAILLGNLRYLSEEISTFEDTVKLSPKEMLNTFLIRHLAPLGDIYVNEAFSAAHRNAPSMVAFEELLPTAGGRLLISEINALSTVMKNPQKPSIFVLGGLKVSDAFGMMKQVLENGTADKILTCGVTGIIMHMSLGKSFGKKQEKFIYDRSLNKFFEPAKEFMKKWGDKFINPIDFAYENNGKRIEVSLDDLPVNDALFLDIGTKTIELFKKEINNAKTIFVNGPAGAYDQNKNFEKGTYEIWNAIADSNAYSVIGGGDSVSAAHKLVKDAEKKFSYICTAGGAMVRFLSGKELPLIKALKKAYRKR; via the coding sequence ATGAAGGATCTTAAAATAAATACTTTAGATGATTTTGACTTTTACGATAAGACTGTTATTTTAAGAGTCGATATCAATTCACCACTTGACCCAAAAACGAAAAAAATTGTAAACGAAAATAGGATCAATAAGGTTGTACCTACAATCAAAGAATTATTAAATAAAGGTGCAAAATTAGCTATAATAGCTCATCAAGGTGATTCGCTTGATTATTTCAATCTAATCCCACTTGAAGAACATGCGAAAAAGCTTTCAGAAAAAATTGGTGCGGAAATTAAATATATTGATGATGTTGCGGGTCCTGCTGCTCAAAATTTAATAAAAAATTTAAAAAAGGGTGAAGCAATACTTCTCGGAAATCTCAGATATTTAAGTGAAGAAATTTCTACCTTTGAAGATACTGTTAAATTAAGCCCTAAAGAAATGCTAAATACATTTTTAATTCGTCATTTGGCACCTCTTGGAGATATTTATGTAAATGAAGCTTTTTCTGCCGCACATAGAAATGCTCCTTCAATGGTTGCATTTGAAGAGCTTTTACCTACAGCTGGTGGTAGATTGTTAATTTCTGAAATAAATGCCTTATCAACTGTAATGAAAAATCCTCAAAAACCATCTATCTTTGTTTTAGGAGGATTAAAAGTCTCAGATGCTTTTGGAATGATGAAACAAGTATTAGAAAATGGCACTGCTGATAAGATTTTAACTTGTGGTGTAACTGGAATTATCATGCATATGTCTCTAGGCAAATCTTTTGGTAAAAAACAAGAAAAATTTATATATGATCGTTCTTTAAATAAATTTTTTGAACCTGCTAAAGAATTTATGAAAAAGTGGGGAGATAAATTTATTAATCCAATTGATTTTGCTTATGAAAATAACGGAAAAAGAATAGAAGTAAGTCTAGATGATTTGCCTGTTAACGATGCACTATTCCTAGATATTGGCACAAAAACAATTGAATTATTTAAGAAAGAAATAAATAACGCAAAAACTATATTTGTCAATGGGCCTGCTGGAGCTTATGATCAAAATAAAAATTTTGAAAAAGGAACATATGAAATATGGAATGCAATTGCTGATTCAAATGCTTACTCTGTAATAGGTGGTGGCGACTCTGTAAGCGCTGCCCATAAATTGGTAAAAGATGCTGAAAAGAAATTTAGCTATATTTGCACTGCCGGAGGAGCTATGGTTAGATTTTTATCCGGAAAAGAATTGCCGCTCATAAAAGCGTTAAAAAAGGCATATAGAAAGAGGTGA
- a CDS encoding transketolase encodes MLTKDELKKIKKFAIQIRIETLKEIGNLGFGHLPGAMSIVELLAVLYSKVLKIDPKKTDWNERDWFILSKGHAGPSLYATLAIKGYFPKEWLLTLNKGGTLLPSHTDKNLTPGIDMTTGSLGQGMSTALGVALGFKLSKKDNYVYVVLGDGESQEGQVWEGALYGGNLKLDNLTVFIDYNKQQLDGYTKDINDLGDLRKKWEDFGWYAIEVDGHNIEDIYNAVVEAKKIKNKSSVIILNTVKGKGVSFLEGKVAHHVKVKQTEIEKAIKILEKELESLEEGDL; translated from the coding sequence ATGCTTACAAAAGATGAATTAAAAAAAATTAAAAAGTTTGCAATCCAAATACGCATAGAAACATTAAAGGAAATCGGAAATTTAGGATTTGGACATTTACCAGGTGCTATGTCTATTGTAGAATTATTAGCTGTTTTATATAGTAAAGTTCTTAAAATTGACCCAAAAAAAACAGATTGGAATGAAAGAGATTGGTTTATTTTATCTAAAGGTCATGCTGGTCCATCTCTATATGCAACTTTAGCGATAAAAGGATATTTCCCTAAAGAATGGTTATTAACTTTGAATAAAGGTGGAACATTATTACCAAGCCATACAGATAAAAACTTAACCCCGGGAATTGATATGACAACAGGTTCATTAGGCCAAGGAATGTCTACAGCTCTTGGTGTAGCTTTAGGTTTTAAACTCTCAAAAAAAGATAATTATGTATATGTTGTGTTAGGAGATGGCGAGTCTCAAGAAGGGCAAGTTTGGGAAGGCGCTTTATATGGAGGAAATTTAAAGTTAGATAATTTAACTGTATTTATTGACTATAACAAACAACAATTAGATGGATATACAAAAGATATAAACGATTTAGGAGATTTAAGAAAGAAATGGGAAGATTTTGGTTGGTATGCTATTGAAGTCGATGGACATAATATTGAGGATATATATAATGCTGTAGTAGAGGCTAAAAAAATCAAAAATAAAAGTTCTGTAATAATTTTGAATACGGTTAAAGGAAAAGGTGTTTCATTTTTAGAAGGCAAAGTTGCACATCATGTAAAAGTAAAACAAACTGAAATTGAAAAAGCGATAAAAATCCTTGAGAAAGAACTAGAAAGCCTTGAAGAAGGTGATTTGTAA
- the iolE gene encoding myo-inosose-2 dehydratase has product MLKKDDIKIGIAPIAWTNDDMPELGGDISFEQCIDEMQKAGYEGTEIGNKYPKDPIKLKSELEKRNLKVASQWFSTFFTVDKFDKTIEDFKKHMNFLKAVGAEVIVVAECGKSIHGNINIPLHKNKPVFNDEEWNKLAKGLNILGNLAKEKNMKIVYHHHMGTGVQTYEEIIKLMELTDPTKVFLLLDTGHIVFSNGDPLKLIEKYPDRIKHIHLKDLRKDILEKTYKEDLSFLNAVKEGVFTVPGDGMIDFKPIFNSLNKIDYKGWLIVEAEQDPKKAPPLKFALKARNYIKNLIGF; this is encoded by the coding sequence ATGTTAAAAAAAGATGATATTAAAATTGGCATCGCCCCAATTGCATGGACAAATGATGATATGCCAGAACTTGGTGGAGATATATCATTTGAACAGTGTATAGATGAAATGCAAAAAGCTGGCTATGAAGGTACTGAAATCGGAAATAAATATCCCAAAGATCCAATAAAATTAAAGTCAGAGTTAGAAAAAAGAAATTTAAAAGTAGCCAGTCAATGGTTTAGCACATTTTTTACTGTTGATAAATTTGATAAAACAATTGAAGATTTTAAAAAACATATGAATTTTCTAAAAGCTGTTGGTGCTGAAGTTATCGTCGTTGCCGAATGCGGAAAATCCATTCATGGCAATATAAATATACCTTTACACAAAAACAAACCTGTCTTTAATGATGAAGAATGGAATAAACTCGCTAAAGGTTTAAATATTCTCGGCAATTTAGCAAAAGAAAAAAATATGAAAATAGTATATCATCATCATATGGGAACTGGAGTTCAAACCTATGAAGAAATTATTAAATTAATGGAATTAACAGATCCAACAAAAGTTTTTTTATTACTTGATACAGGTCATATTGTATTTTCAAATGGAGATCCACTTAAATTAATAGAAAAATATCCTGATAGAATTAAACACATTCATTTAAAAGATTTAAGAAAAGATATATTAGAAAAAACTTATAAAGAAGATTTGAGTTTTTTAAACGCAGTTAAAGAAGGTGTATTTACTGTTCCTGGTGATGGTATGATTGATTTCAAACCTATTTTTAATAGTTTAAATAAAATAGATTATAAAGGATGGTTAATAGTTGAAGCTGAACAAGATCCAAAAAAAGCACCACCATTAAAATTTGCTTTAAAAGCACGAAACTATATTAAAAATCTAATAGGATTTTGA
- a CDS encoding transketolase family protein: MDVKISKDNNVDTRMMRDAYIDKLIELAKNDEKIVLLDADLMSSNGTIKFSKIFPERTFNVGVQEANMVGIAAGLAATGKISFAHTFTSFMSRRALDQVYMSVAYAKLNVKLVATDPGITAAYNGGTHMALQDFAVMLSIPTMYVVEPTDCVMIENLVEQITYTKAPFYVRLLRKNPIKIYENCSKFKLGKGVILMDGNDATIIASGIMVSESLKAAELLKKENINVRVIDMFTLKPIDEKLIIESAKKTGAIITAENHTIINGLGMSVAKVVSENYPVPIEMIGINDEFGEVGDVEYLKKRFKLTSEDIVKKVKKALKRK; encoded by the coding sequence ATGGATGTTAAGATATCTAAAGATAATAATGTGGATACTAGAATGATGAGAGATGCTTATATAGATAAGCTAATTGAATTAGCAAAAAATGATGAAAAAATAGTTCTTTTAGATGCTGATTTGATGAGTTCTAATGGTACCATAAAATTTTCAAAAATATTCCCGGAAAGAACATTTAATGTTGGTGTTCAAGAAGCAAATATGGTAGGAATAGCTGCTGGATTAGCGGCAACAGGGAAAATATCTTTTGCACATACATTTACATCTTTTATGTCACGAAGAGCTCTTGATCAAGTATATATGTCAGTAGCATATGCAAAATTAAATGTTAAATTGGTTGCTACAGATCCTGGAATAACTGCTGCATATAACGGCGGGACACATATGGCTTTACAAGATTTTGCTGTTATGTTATCAATACCTACAATGTATGTTGTAGAACCTACTGATTGTGTTATGATCGAAAACTTAGTTGAACAAATAACTTATACAAAAGCTCCCTTTTATGTAAGACTATTAAGAAAAAATCCTATTAAAATATATGAAAATTGTAGTAAATTTAAGTTAGGAAAAGGCGTTATACTTATGGATGGAAATGATGCAACCATTATAGCAAGTGGAATTATGGTTAGTGAAAGTTTAAAAGCTGCTGAATTATTAAAAAAAGAAAATATTAATGTACGTGTTATAGACATGTTTACATTAAAACCTATTGATGAGAAATTAATTATTGAAAGTGCCAAAAAAACTGGTGCGATTATAACAGCTGAAAACCATACAATCATTAATGGGTTGGGAATGTCAGTAGCAAAAGTAGTTTCCGAAAATTATCCTGTTCCTATAGAGATGATTGGCATAAATGATGAATTTGGTGAAGTGGGCGATGTTGAATATTTGAAAAAAAGATTCAAATTGACATCAGAAGATATTGTAAAAAAAGTTAAAAAAGCTTTAAAAAGAAAATAA
- a CDS encoding LacI family DNA-binding transcriptional regulator has protein sequence MIEIITTKDIAKIANVSIATVSRVLNNNPNVSEKTRKKVIMAIESLGYEPNLFAKNLAKKNKWNIAIGCTEEVFEGFKDSKNNFYLPIMSGIKEYFSKIKAEIFIFSIEDKKLNISFNDVDGFLLVGGGLKKEDIEFFLKYKKPVVVVDEYVWGLDVDSIVSNGFLGTYNIVRFFLEKGYKKIVYFHFKEKHYSFEQRKLGYEKALLEKDLIPKIYSFQDITDLKNLTKNVMKEKPEIIVTSKDLCAIEIMNILNENKYKIPDDVGVIGFDDLKISEDFQLTTVRVPREEMGNLAAGRLFDLVNGVNPHPIVISLFTKPIIRKSVKI, from the coding sequence GTGATCGAAATAATTACGACTAAAGATATTGCTAAAATTGCGAATGTTTCTATAGCAACTGTTTCAAGAGTTTTAAACAATAATCCTAATGTTTCTGAAAAAACAAGAAAAAAAGTGATAATGGCAATTGAATCTTTAGGATATGAACCTAATCTATTCGCAAAAAATTTGGCTAAAAAAAACAAATGGAATATTGCGATAGGCTGTACAGAAGAAGTTTTTGAGGGTTTTAAAGATTCTAAAAATAATTTTTACCTTCCAATCATGTCTGGTATTAAAGAATATTTTTCTAAAATAAAAGCTGAAATATTTATTTTTTCAATTGAAGATAAAAAATTAAATATATCTTTTAATGATGTTGATGGATTTTTGTTAGTTGGTGGTGGTTTAAAAAAAGAAGATATCGAATTTTTTTTAAAATATAAGAAACCTGTTGTTGTTGTTGATGAATATGTTTGGGGACTTGACGTTGATAGTATAGTAAGTAATGGATTTTTGGGAACATATAATATAGTAAGATTTTTTCTAGAAAAAGGATATAAAAAAATTGTTTATTTCCATTTTAAAGAAAAACATTATAGCTTTGAACAACGAAAATTAGGTTATGAAAAAGCTTTGCTTGAAAAAGATTTGATACCAAAAATATATTCATTTCAAGACATAACCGATTTAAAAAATTTAACCAAAAATGTAATGAAAGAAAAACCTGAAATCATTGTAACAAGCAAGGATTTATGCGCAATTGAAATAATGAATATTTTAAATGAAAACAAATACAAAATACCTGACGATGTTGGAGTTATAGGATTTGATGATCTGAAAATTTCAGAAGATTTTCAGCTTACAACTGTTAGAGTCCCAAGAGAAGAAATGGGCAATTTAGCAGCTGGAAGATTATTTGATCTAGTAAATGGTGTTAATCCTCATCCTATAGTAATTTCACTTTTCACAAAACCAATAATACGAAAAAGCGTAAAAATTTAA
- a CDS encoding glycoside hydrolase family 130 protein, which produces MEIKNVLYEKNKNFLEKKRSIRKNITKNIFFKRYYIYPDNLRIKNYQRRPIAIFNPGAVLEDKKLKIFPRLIFDYYNYTSSVGFFELNIENILNNIVKNEIDASVILYPEYLWEFLGSEDARVIKYNGEYLMLYTGKGYVDHNEKRRDVLAFSKLDHNLEILNKSFFKISNDKEIFYPPTMKDSAFLDIKGDIASILTRLEIDNTFLCWKGTADLKKMRVLPDSLEPIMAAESWETKVGWSTNAIKVGNNYLVGWHAVLKEDLSYKNGFAIVDEEGNLLGISDYLLYPEGMIENYGDRAFVIFGDGLIKYGDYIIWVGGISDYAIGIFVTTLKDVMENIRII; this is translated from the coding sequence ATGGAAATTAAAAATGTGTTATATGAAAAAAACAAAAATTTTTTAGAGAAAAAAAGATCTATAAGAAAAAACATTACCAAAAACATTTTTTTTAAACGATATTATATTTATCCTGATAATTTAAGAATTAAAAATTATCAGAGAAGGCCTATAGCTATTTTCAATCCTGGAGCGGTGTTAGAAGATAAGAAATTAAAAATTTTTCCAAGATTAATATTTGATTATTATAACTATACGTCGAGTGTAGGTTTTTTTGAATTAAATATAGAAAATATCTTAAATAATATTGTTAAGAATGAAATTGATGCCAGTGTGATTTTATATCCAGAATATTTATGGGAATTTCTTGGAAGCGAAGATGCAAGAGTTATAAAATATAACGGAGAATATCTTATGTTATATACAGGTAAGGGATATGTTGATCACAATGAAAAGAGGAGAGATGTTTTAGCATTTTCGAAATTAGATCATAATTTAGAAATTTTAAATAAATCATTTTTTAAAATTTCAAATGATAAAGAAATATTTTATCCTCCCACAATGAAAGATAGTGCATTTTTAGATATAAAAGGAGATATTGCATCAATACTTACTAGATTAGAAATAGACAACACATTTTTATGTTGGAAAGGAACAGCGGATTTAAAAAAAATGAGGGTATTACCAGACTCGTTAGAACCAATTATGGCAGCAGAATCATGGGAAACAAAAGTTGGATGGTCAACGAATGCAATAAAGGTAGGTAATAATTATTTAGTTGGTTGGCATGCTGTCTTAAAAGAAGATTTGTCGTATAAAAATGGATTTGCTATAGTTGATGAAGAAGGGAATTTACTTGGAATAAGTGATTATTTATTATACCCAGAAGGAATGATTGAAAATTATGGGGATAGAGCTTTTGTTATTTTTGGAGATGGTCTTATAAAATATGGAGATTATATAATTTGGGTAGGAGGTATTTCAGATTATGCAATAGGTATATTTGTTACAACATTAAAAGACGTAATGGAAAACATTAGGATAATATAA
- a CDS encoding 5-deoxy-glucuronate isomerase: MIIKKEKEFKKGYNSITSEDDKQNNTMMDFGIIILKDSDVYINSEKKERVFLIMNGEVLCEYDEISFTITRNSLFDESPYVLHIPNNINIKLIAKKEAEICYVATKNDVIFQSKLYNPKDVRSEYRGKGTMKETSTRIVRTVFDKSNAPQSNLVIGEVINYPGKWSSYPPHHHPQPEIYHYRFLPKQGFGISILGDDAYKIYDGDTVLILDDKVHPQVSAPGYAMYYIWAIRHLENNPYITPTFDKEHLWVMEKNASIWPEEE, encoded by the coding sequence TTGATAATAAAAAAAGAAAAAGAATTTAAAAAAGGATATAATTCTATAACTTCCGAAGATGATAAACAAAATAACACTATGATGGACTTCGGAATAATAATACTGAAAGATAGCGATGTATATATAAATTCTGAAAAAAAAGAAAGAGTTTTTTTAATAATGAATGGAGAAGTTTTATGTGAATATGATGAAATTTCATTTACAATAACAAGAAATTCTTTATTTGATGAATCTCCATATGTTTTGCATATTCCTAATAATATAAATATAAAGTTAATTGCAAAAAAAGAAGCTGAGATCTGCTATGTTGCAACAAAAAATGATGTTATTTTTCAAAGCAAATTATATAATCCCAAAGATGTACGTTCTGAATATCGTGGAAAAGGTACTATGAAAGAAACATCAACCAGAATTGTTAGGACTGTTTTTGATAAATCTAACGCTCCACAATCAAATTTGGTCATAGGTGAAGTCATAAATTATCCTGGTAAATGGTCGAGCTACCCTCCACATCATCATCCTCAACCTGAAATTTATCATTATAGATTTTTACCAAAACAAGGATTCGGAATATCAATCTTAGGAGATGATGCATATAAAATATATGATGGAGATACTGTATTGATATTAGATGATAAAGTACATCCTCAAGTTTCAGCACCTGGTTATGCAATGTATTATATATGGGCCATAAGACATTTAGAAAATAACCCATATATTACTCCAACTTTTGATAAAGAACATTTATGGGTAATGGAGAAAAATGCTTCCATTTGGCCAGAGGAGGAATGA
- a CDS encoding tartrate dehydrogenase: MKKYKIAVIPGDGVGVEVINEGLKILNTIKEIHGGIDFEFKTFPWSCEYYLKTGKMMPKDGIKILSDFEAIYLGAVGFPGVPDHISLWGLLLPIRKEFDQYVNLRPVKLLKGIKGPLRTEKIDFVVVRENVEGEYSGTGGRLYQGTENEVAIQTAVFTRKGTERVMRYAFELAMKRNKNLISTTKSNALNYGMVFWDDIFNNLKNDYPEVETRTMHVDALSGYFLLHPENIDVVVASNLFGDILTDLGSAMQGSIGIAPGANINPEKKYPSMFEPVHGSAPDVAGKGIANPIGAIWTASMMLDHLGETDSAKLIMKALEKVTEEGIYLTKDVGGNSKTHEVGDAVNNKIKELAKNSW, encoded by the coding sequence ATGAAAAAGTATAAAATAGCTGTAATACCAGGTGATGGTGTTGGTGTTGAAGTTATAAATGAGGGATTGAAAATTCTTAATACTATAAAAGAAATACACGGAGGTATAGATTTTGAATTTAAAACATTTCCGTGGAGTTGTGAATATTATTTGAAAACTGGAAAAATGATGCCTAAAGATGGAATAAAAATTTTAAGTGATTTTGAGGCTATATATTTGGGTGCTGTTGGATTTCCTGGTGTTCCAGATCACATTTCATTATGGGGATTATTATTGCCTATAAGAAAGGAATTCGACCAATATGTTAATCTAAGACCAGTTAAATTATTAAAAGGAATTAAGGGTCCTTTAAGAACTGAAAAAATTGATTTTGTTGTTGTAAGAGAAAATGTAGAAGGAGAATATTCCGGAACAGGAGGACGATTATACCAAGGTACTGAAAACGAAGTTGCTATTCAAACTGCAGTTTTCACCAGAAAAGGAACAGAAAGAGTTATGAGATATGCTTTTGAATTAGCAATGAAAAGAAATAAAAATTTAATTTCTACAACAAAATCAAATGCTTTGAATTATGGAATGGTTTTTTGGGATGACATTTTTAATAATTTAAAAAACGATTATCCTGAAGTCGAAACTCGCACTATGCATGTTGATGCTTTATCTGGATATTTTCTACTACATCCTGAAAATATAGATGTAGTTGTTGCTTCTAATTTGTTTGGGGATATATTAACAGATTTAGGATCAGCAATGCAAGGTAGTATAGGAATCGCTCCTGGAGCAAATATTAATCCTGAAAAAAAATACCCATCGATGTTTGAGCCTGTTCATGGATCAGCTCCTGATGTCGCTGGAAAAGGAATTGCAAACCCTATAGGTGCCATTTGGACAGCGAGTATGATGTTAGATCACCTTGGGGAAACAGATTCTGCTAAATTAATCATGAAAGCACTAGAAAAAGTAACTGAAGAAGGTATATATCTCACAAAAGATGTGGGCGGAAATTCTAAAACTCATGAAGTTGGAGATGCTGTTAATAACAAAATAAAAGAATTAGCAAAGAACAGTTGGTGA
- a CDS encoding type II glyceraldehyde-3-phosphate dehydrogenase: MVKVGVVGYGTIGQRLADGVALQKDMELIGIADVAPTLPVLALKEKGMPYNFYLALSENKEKLEKFGIPISGNLEDLIKKCDIILDATNAGIGAKNKKLYEKYGKKAIFQGGEKTEIADVFFHGYANFEKGLGKQFLKLTSCNTTGLIRTVDALDREIGIDNVIITIVRRVADPGDYHRGLTNALKVDKVPNHQAVDLMLVMPHVKATGTLVHTPVTHGHFITVAAKPKKTVTKEAVVEIFKKHPRIRVVKIEDGFLGNASIFKFGRDLGHPRGDLYEVFTWEETITVFDDRIIYSIHIPQESVTIPETIDGIRAAMKMQLDRLEAVSLTNKYLNIKNINY, from the coding sequence ATGGTAAAAGTTGGTGTGGTTGGTTATGGTACTATCGGGCAAAGATTAGCTGACGGTGTTGCTTTACAAAAAGATATGGAATTAATAGGAATTGCTGATGTTGCTCCCACATTACCTGTATTGGCTTTAAAAGAAAAAGGAATGCCTTATAATTTTTATTTAGCTCTTTCAGAAAATAAAGAAAAGTTAGAAAAATTTGGTATTCCAATTTCTGGCAATTTGGAAGATTTGATAAAAAAATGTGACATAATTTTAGATGCTACAAATGCTGGAATTGGAGCAAAAAATAAAAAATTATATGAAAAATATGGTAAAAAAGCTATTTTTCAAGGGGGAGAGAAAACTGAAATTGCTGATGTATTTTTTCACGGTTATGCAAATTTCGAAAAAGGTTTGGGAAAACAATTTTTAAAACTTACCTCTTGTAACACAACCGGATTAATAAGAACCGTTGATGCGTTAGATAGAGAAATAGGAATTGATAATGTAATAATAACAATTGTTAGAAGGGTTGCTGATCCAGGAGATTATCATAGAGGACTCACAAATGCTCTTAAAGTTGACAAAGTTCCAAATCATCAAGCTGTAGATTTAATGCTTGTTATGCCTCACGTAAAAGCTACAGGAACATTAGTACATACTCCTGTTACACATGGCCATTTTATTACAGTTGCTGCTAAGCCTAAAAAAACTGTTACTAAAGAAGCTGTTGTAGAAATATTTAAAAAACACCCTCGAATTAGAGTTGTTAAAATTGAAGATGGATTCTTAGGTAATGCATCTATTTTTAAATTTGGTAGAGATCTTGGACATCCAAGAGGTGATTTATATGAAGTGTTTACATGGGAAGAAACTATAACTGTATTTGATGACAGAATAATATATTCAATTCATATTCCTCAAGAATCTGTTACTATTCCAGAAACAATAGACGGTATTAGAGCAGCAATGAAAATGCAATTAGATAGATTAGAAGCAGTAAGCTTAACTAATAAATACTTAAATATAAAAAATATAAATTATTAG